In Kazachstania africana CBS 2517 chromosome 4, complete genome, the following are encoded in one genomic region:
- the TFB1 gene encoding TFIIH/NER complex subunit TFB1 (similar to Saccharomyces cerevisiae TFB1 (YDR311W); ancestral locus Anc_5.336), whose amino-acid sequence MSHSGAATFKKVAGIITINEDASPAELTWRSTSGDKTHTIVLDTIDKLQATPATSDKMILRLMSKVDESKKQKDNDGNEVLPKPQIFMFSFNNRTVMDNIKITLQQIISRYKDNEIYEEKRRKESSEQPQSQQQQQHLSDVSLINTESLDDSLSEKKLRTNLKLQQSLLKSNKTLMKTFQETVINSGLPPNEFWSTRVSLLRAFALSTSQKIGPYNVLSTIKPVASSENKVNVNLSKERILSIFQNYPIVKKAYSDNVPKNFKEQEFWARFFSSKLFRKLRGEKIMQNDRGDVIIDRYLTLDQEYDRMDDEKLLHPVKKFIDIDGNVQDDPVRQGNKPDFTMQAGIDVNGNNDGTVDILKGMNRLSEKMIMALENEYSRNSLQDQESPDTEEKESLEIMDLQNAFKAEYAMIHLKKKDMKRTENTTAATSQKSSTLSITKAKASSEIANTINGLKGHFDLTKVTPDSQTNTEINQRVIAAVKINAKQAKHNNLDPLLGGFIGNTNNSDATEASSDLPFELLESCRILHGTCCEFLKHFYIHFQSAEYKQAVTVNKLYKHLKDCIDKLNELFNDVKTQDGEEMATMCVAYLKPVFDSISLAVSKYDEAFLEQNKRDATPV is encoded by the coding sequence ATGTCACATTCAGGGGCAGCCACATTCAAGAAAGTAGCAGGTATAATTACCATTAATGAAGATGCTTCTCCTGCCGAATTGACATGGAGATCAACATCTGGGGATAAAACACATACCATAGTCCTAGATACTATAGATAAGTTACAGGCGACTCCAGCAACAAGTGATAAAATGATTTTAAGGTTGATGTCAAAAGTTGACGAGTCTAAAAAGCAAAAAGACAATGATGGGAATGAAGTTCTACCGAAACCTCAAATATTCAtgttttcattcaataatagaACAGTAATGGATAACATCAAGATTACATTACAACAGATTATTTCTCGttataaagataatgaaatttatgaaGAGAAAAGGAGAAAAGAATCCTCTGAACAACCACAGTcacaacaacagcagcagcatCTATCCGATGTGAGTCTGATCAATACTGAGTCGCTAGATGATTCCCTATCTGAGAAAAAGTTGAGGACAAATCTAAAATTGCAACAGTCTTTACTGAAGTCTAATAAGACCCtaatgaaaacttttcaagaaaCTGTCATCAACTCTGGCTTACCGCCAAATGAATTTTGGTCAACCAGAGTTTCATTATTAAGGGCATTTGCATTATCTACATCCCAGAAGATAGGTCCATACAATGTGTTGTCGACCATCAAGCCTGTAGCATCAtctgaaaataaagttAACGTCAATCtttccaaagaaagaattctAAGTATATTTCAGAATTATCCAATCGTGAAAAAAGCATATAGCGATAACGTTCCCAAGAACTTTAAAGAGCAAGAATTCTGGGCCAgatttttctcttcaaaattatttcgTAAACTAAGAGGTGAGAAAATTATGCAAAACGATAGGGGTGATGTTATTATTGACAGATATCTGACGCTAGATCAAGAGTATGATAGAATGGATGACGAGAAATTGCTTCATCCCgtgaaaaaattcattgatataGATGGGAATGTTCAAGATGATCCTGTAAGGCAGGGGAATAAACCAGATTTCACGATGCAAGCTGGTATCGATGTAAATGGTAATAATGACGGTACAGTTGATATCTTGAAAGGCATGAATAGACTGAGTGAAAAAATGATTATGGCATTAGAGAATGAATATTCTAGAAATAGCCTACAGGATCAGGAAAGCCCAGATActgaagagaaagaaagtcTAGAAATTATGGATCTACAGAATGCTTTCAAGGCTGAGTATGCCATGatccatttgaaaaagaaagatatgAAAAGAACTGAAAATACAACTGCAGCAACAAGTCAAAAAAGCAGCACATTGTCCATAACCAAAGCTAAGGCTTCATCTGAAATCGCTAACACAATTAATGGTTTAAAGGGACATTTCGATCTGACGAAGGTTACTCCAGATAGTCAGACTAACACTGAAATCAATCAACGTGTTATAGCGGCTGTGAAGATAAATGCAAAGCAAGCGAAGCATAATAATTTAGATCCACTACTGGGAGGGTTCATTGGGAATACGAACAATTCTGATGCCACTGAAGCTTCTTCAGATTTACCTTTTGAACTATTAGAGAGTTGCAGAATCCTTCATGGTACGTGCtgtgaatttttaaaacatttttatattcattttcaaagcGCTGAATATAAACAGGCTGTTACTGTTAACAAACTTTACAAACATTTAAAAGATTGCATCGATAAGCTGAATGAATTATTCAACGATGTGAAGACACAAGACGGTGAGGAAATGGCTACAATGTGTGTCGCATATTTGAAGCCTGTGTTTGATTCGATTTCTCTTGCAGTCtcaaaatatgatgaaGCATTCCTTGAACAAAACAAAAGAGACGCGACGCCGGTATAA
- the RRP3 gene encoding RNA-dependent ATPase RRP3 (similar to Saccharomyces cerevisiae RRP3 (YHR065C); ancestral locus Anc_5.337) has translation MSGKVTKHSKSNNTEISSLAAKIKAKALENQKKLKEDEAINSSDEEKGIIVKNNAAEEDAGNDETFESFTELNLVPELIQACKNLNYEKPTPIQSKSIPPALNGKDIIGLAQTGSGKTAAFAIPILNSLWHDQLPYYACILSPTRELAQQIKETFDSLGSLMGVRTVCIVGGMNMMDQARDLMRKPHIIIATPGRLMDHLENTRGFSLRKLRYLVMDEADRLLDMEFGPVLDRILKILPTEGRTTYLFSATMTSKIDKLQRASLTNPVKCAVSNKYQTVDTLVQTLMVVPGGLKNTFLIYLLNEFHGKTFIIFTRTKANAERIAGLANLLEFNATALHGDLNQNQRTGALDLFKAGKRSILVATDVAARGLDIPSVDIVINYDIPVDSKSYIHRVGRTARAGRSGKSISLVSQYDLELILRIEEVLGKKLPKESVDKDIILSLRDSVDKANGEVVMELNRRSKEKAARGKGRRGRMQSKENMDREER, from the coding sequence ATGAGTGGTAAGGTTACTAAACATTCCAAATCCAATAACACTGAAATTTCATCCTTAGCTGCAAAGATTAAAGCTAAAGCTCTAGAAAATCAGAAGAAACTGAAAGAAGACGAAGCCATCAACTCTTCAGATGAGGAAAAGGGAATAATAGTTAAGAATAACGctgctgaagaagatgcTGGTAATGATGAAACATTTGAATCGTTCACTGAATTAAATTTAGTACCTGAGTTGATTCAAGCTTGTAAGAACTTGAATTATGAGAAACCTACACcaattcaatcaaaatcCATTCCTCCTGCGTTGAATGGTAAAGATATCATTGGGTTAGCTCAAACGGGTTCAGGTAAGACTGCTGCATTTGCTATTCCAATTTTAAACAGCTTATGGCATGATCAACTTCCATACTATGCTTGTATCTTATCACCTACCAGAGAATTAGCCCaacaaataaaagaaacatttgatTCATTGGGTTCGTTAATGGGTGTCCGTACTGTTTGTATTGTGGGTGGTATGAATATGATGGACCAAGCTAGAGATCTTATGAGAAAGCCACACATTATTATCGCCACGCCAGGTAGACTGATGGATCATTTAGAAAACACTCGTGGGTTTTCACTGAGAAAGTTAAGATACTTAGTCATGGATGAAGCGGATAGATTATTAGATATGGAATTCGGACCTGTGCTAGATAGAATTCTAAAGATTTTACCAACTGAAGGAAGAACAACCTATCTTTTCTCTGCTACCATGACCTCTAAGATCGACAAGTTACAAAGAGCAAGTTTGACAAATCCAGTAAAATGTGCAGTCTCAAATAAATACCAAACTGTCGATACTCTGGTCCAAACATTAATGGTTGTACCAGGCGGTCTAAAAAACacttttttgatatatttattgaatgaatttcaTGGAAAGACTTTTATTATCTTCACAAGAACCAAAGCTAATGCTGAAAGGATAGCAGGTCTAGCAAATCTTCTGGAATTTAATGCCACTGCATTACATGGTgatttaaatcaaaatcagaGAACTGGTGCCTTGGATTTATTCAAGGCTGGTAAAAGGTCAATTCTAGTAGCCACAGATGTTGCTGCCAGAGGTTTAGATATTCCTTCTGTGGATATTGTTATTAACTATGATATTCCAGTTGATTCTAAATCATACATTCATCGTGTTGGTAGAACTGCAAGAGCTGGTAGATCAGGTAAGTCAATTTCCTTAGTGTCACAATATGATCTAGAATTAATATtaagaattgaagaagttcTTGGTAAAAAACTTCCCAAAGAATCTGTCGATAAGGACATCATTTTATCCTTAAGAGACTCTGTGGATAAGGCAAATGGTGAAGTTGTTATGGAATTGAATAGAAGaagtaaagaaaaagctGCAAGAGGTAAGGGCAGAAGAGGTAGAATGCAatccaaagaaaatatggatagagaagaaagataa
- the PIB1 gene encoding phosphatidylinositol-3-phosphate-binding ubiquitin-protein ligase (similar to Saccharomyces cerevisiae PIB1 (YDR313C); ancestral locus Anc_5.339): protein MTEQDGSSSLLNAFAFWQPDKDIRNCLSCQSSFNILVRRHHCRCCGGIFCGSCASKFARYNEERVKVVRKPTDIEAELPPYRTCDACYQNMMQMGLIIHPWRRMLNMENSDLFESTQTTIGDSITERTPSVSVTNTKDDSTNELTTDTVISAPETSSHHGHDEEENHCPICNFDFSEFSGNEEIEDHIKECLTRAERAQQHQTTSVASGLSNDQENNCPTNRNRMLVYKVAKDNTKTTEEYPECPICFEEMIPGDKVGRLECLCVFHYKCIKSWFNKRQQKLKSNNKANTSKNFCPFHDAIL from the coding sequence atgacTGAGCAGGACGGTTCATCGTCGCTCTTAAATGCATTTGCATTTTGGCAACCAGATAAAGATATACGAAACTGTCTAAGTTGTCAGTCTAGTTTCAATATACTGGTGAGAAGACATCATTGCAGGTGTTGTGGTGGTATCTTTTGCGGGTCATGTGCTTCCAAGTTTGCAAGATACAACGAAGAAAGAGTGAAAGTTGTTAGAAAACCTACCGATATTGAAGCTGAGTTACCTCCTTATCGTACGTGTGATGCATGCTACCAGAATATGATGCAAATGGGATTGATTATACATCCTTGGAGAAGGATGCTAAATATGGAGAACTCAGATTTGTTTGAATCTACCCAAACTACAATAGGCGATAGCATCACAGAACGGACTCCATCAGTCAGTGTCACAAACACAAAGGACGATTCGACAAATGAGTTGACAACAGATACAGTAATTTCGGCTCCTGAAACTTCGTCGCACCACGGCCACGATGAGGAAGAGAATCATTGTCCTATCTGTAATTTCGACTTCTCAGAATTTAGTGgtaatgaagaaatagaGGATCACATTAAAGAATGTCTAACAAGAGCTGAACGTGCTCAGCAGCATCAAACCACAAGCGTTGCCTCTGGATTGTCAAAtgatcaagaaaataattgCCCGACAAATAGAAATAGAATGTTAGTGTACAAAGTTGCAAAGGATAATACTAAAACCACTGAGGAATACCCAGAATGCCCTATCTGTTTCGAAGAAATGATCCCTGGCGATAAAGTGGGACGTCTAGAATGCCTGTGCGTGTTCCATTATAAATGTATCAAGAGTTGGTTCAACAAAAGACagcaaaaattgaaatctaataataaagcCAATACAAGTAAGAATTTCTGCCCGTTCCACGATGCCATACTTTGA